A region from the uncultured Stenotrophomonas sp. genome encodes:
- a CDS encoding conserved exported hypothetical protein (Evidence 4 : Homologs of previously reported genes of unknown function), whose protein sequence is MKRVCGLLLSLAPVLAWAQRETPDIGTQVVRCESDGALERCPMNVSRGVQLVRQVSEASCIRETSWGVDGGGIWVSHGCHAEFSAVAASPTGGRKVRRVVRCESKGRVVNCPVLLRGAPVRLLRQQSLLPCREGHTWGYGRNEIWVSRGCQGQFEVGAEDGSGFVDIPRQVTCESKREMRRECGVTIERRATLVKQLSNAPCEEGRSWGWSRNGIWVDKGCRAEFSAD, encoded by the coding sequence ATGAAACGTGTGTGTGGCCTGCTGCTGTCGCTGGCGCCCGTGCTGGCGTGGGCGCAACGCGAGACTCCCGATATCGGGACGCAGGTGGTGCGCTGCGAATCCGATGGCGCCCTGGAACGTTGCCCGATGAACGTCTCGCGCGGCGTGCAACTGGTCAGGCAGGTTTCCGAGGCATCCTGCATCCGCGAGACCAGCTGGGGCGTGGACGGCGGCGGCATCTGGGTCAGCCACGGCTGCCATGCGGAGTTTTCCGCCGTGGCGGCTTCGCCCACCGGCGGGCGGAAGGTGCGGCGCGTCGTCCGCTGCGAGTCGAAGGGGCGCGTGGTGAACTGCCCTGTGCTGCTGCGCGGCGCGCCGGTGCGCCTGCTGCGCCAGCAATCGCTGCTGCCGTGCAGGGAAGGGCATACCTGGGGTTATGGCCGCAACGAGATCTGGGTGAGCCGTGGCTGCCAGGGGCAGTTCGAGGTCGGCGCCGAGGATGGCTCCGGCTTCGTGGACATCCCGCGCCAGGTCACCTGCGAATCGAAGAGGGAAATGCGCCGGGAATGCGGGGTGACCATCGAACGCAGGGCCACCCTGGTCAAGCAGCTGTCGAACGCCCCCTGCGAGGAAGGCCGCAGCTGGGGCTGGAGCCGCAATGGCATCTGGGTGGACAAGGGCTGCCGCGCCGAGTTTTCCGCCGATTGA
- the smc gene encoding Chromosome partition protein Smc → MRLSTIKLSGFKSFVDPTTLHLPTNMTGVVGPNGCGKSNIIDAVRWVMGESSASRLRGDSLTDVIFSGSAGRKPVSQATVELIFDNSDHTIAGEYASFNEISVKRLVSRDGSSNYYLNGTKCRRRDITDLFLGTGLGPRSYSIIEQGMISQIIEARPEDLRVYLEEAAGISKYKERRKETETRIRHTRENLDRLNDLREEIGKQLEHLRRQAKQAEQYQTLQEERRVKDAEWKALEYRNLDGRLGGLREALSREETRLQQLIAEQRDAESRIETGRLRREEAAETLARAQADVYQVGSTLARLEQQIQHQREMAQRLHKARDETRQALAELGQHIGSDEARLLVLREAVADAEPQLEQLQEENEFRQEGLREAETALHDWQQRWEAHNRNASEATRSGEVERTRVDYLDRQILEADRRREALAAERAGLDVDALAEAFEQLQLQHESQTSALDELNEQVEQRKEAATALQERQRASQNELAEVRKQAQAARGRLSSLETLQQAALGQEQGAAVAWLKARGLDSAARVGERISVESGWENAVESALGQLIEGVLVDAPEALVDALGELGEGRIALVSGAEGEADFAPTSLAARVQGPLAIRRLLARLHGAEDLAQARELQRTLGENDSVITRGGERLGEGWVRVSRSGAAKQGALLREREIVTLREQIEGLHEREGELERQLGTFREQLLAAEQQREEAQRTLYLAHRGVSELAGQLQGQRGKLESARARIDRIEGEMAQVLETLDNCREQAGEARVRLEDAVSSMGDLETTRQALEAERRQLTEARDLARDAARNVRDGMHALALTLESQRAQITSLAQSLERMSTQRGQLDSRLGELHSQLDQGDTPVQSLEAEHQNALGERVRVERVLAEARTQLDGIDAELRGLEQTRHQRDEQALAQRERISQRKLDQQALVLSAEQLQQAVEKAGFVLEDVVNTLPDEARIGEWEQAVQQIDARMRRLEPVNLAAIHEYGEASQRSEYLESQNVDLTTALETLEEAIRKIDRETRGRFKDTFDRVNAGVQALYPRLFGGGHAYLELTGEDLLDTGVAIMARPPGKRVSSISLLSGGEKAMTAVALVFAIFQLNPAPFCLLDEVDAPLDEANVGRLANMVKEMSEKVQFLFVSHNKATMEAAHQLSGVTMREPGVSRLVSVDLEEAARLAGAA, encoded by the coding sequence ATGCGCCTATCCACGATCAAGCTTTCCGGTTTCAAGTCATTCGTCGATCCCACGACCCTGCACCTGCCGACCAACATGACCGGCGTGGTCGGCCCGAACGGCTGCGGCAAGTCCAACATCATCGACGCGGTGCGCTGGGTGATGGGCGAAAGCTCGGCCAGCCGCCTGCGCGGCGATTCGCTGACCGACGTGATCTTCTCCGGCTCGGCCGGGCGCAAGCCGGTGTCGCAGGCCACGGTCGAGCTGATCTTCGACAACTCCGACCACACCATCGCCGGCGAGTACGCCTCGTTCAACGAAATCTCGGTCAAGCGCCTGGTCAGCCGCGACGGCAGCAGCAACTATTACCTCAACGGCACCAAGTGCCGGCGCCGCGACATCACCGACCTGTTCCTCGGCACCGGCCTCGGCCCGCGCAGCTACTCGATCATCGAGCAGGGCATGATCAGCCAGATCATCGAGGCCCGGCCCGAAGACCTGCGCGTCTACCTGGAGGAGGCCGCCGGCATCTCCAAGTACAAGGAGCGGCGCAAGGAAACCGAGACCCGCATCCGCCACACCCGCGAGAACCTGGACCGCCTCAACGACCTGCGCGAGGAGATCGGCAAGCAGCTCGAGCACCTGCGCCGGCAGGCCAAGCAAGCCGAGCAGTACCAGACCCTGCAGGAAGAACGCCGGGTCAAGGACGCCGAGTGGAAGGCGCTGGAATACCGCAACCTCGATGGCCGCCTGGGCGGCCTGCGCGAAGCCCTGTCGCGCGAGGAGACCAGGCTCCAGCAGCTGATCGCCGAACAGCGCGATGCCGAAAGCCGCATCGAGACCGGCCGCCTGCGCCGCGAGGAAGCGGCCGAAACACTGGCCCGCGCACAGGCCGACGTCTACCAGGTCGGCAGCACGCTGGCGCGGCTGGAACAGCAGATCCAGCACCAGCGCGAAATGGCGCAGCGCCTGCACAAGGCGCGCGATGAAACCCGGCAGGCGCTGGCCGAACTGGGCCAGCACATCGGCAGCGACGAGGCGCGGCTGCTGGTGCTGCGCGAGGCGGTGGCCGATGCCGAACCGCAGCTGGAACAGTTGCAGGAAGAAAACGAATTCCGTCAGGAAGGGCTGCGCGAGGCCGAAACCGCGCTGCACGACTGGCAGCAGCGCTGGGAGGCGCACAACCGCAATGCGTCCGAGGCCACCCGCTCGGGCGAGGTGGAACGCACCCGCGTCGATTACCTCGACCGGCAGATCCTCGAAGCCGACCGCCGCCGCGAGGCGCTGGCCGCCGAGCGCGCCGGGCTGGACGTGGACGCGCTGGCCGAGGCGTTCGAGCAGTTGCAGTTGCAGCACGAGTCGCAGACCTCGGCGCTGGACGAGCTGAACGAGCAGGTCGAGCAACGCAAGGAAGCGGCCACGGCATTGCAGGAACGGCAGCGCGCCAGCCAGAACGAACTGGCCGAGGTGCGCAAGCAGGCGCAGGCCGCGCGTGGCCGGCTGTCGTCGCTGGAAACCCTGCAGCAGGCCGCGCTGGGCCAGGAGCAGGGCGCGGCGGTGGCATGGCTGAAGGCGCGCGGGCTGGACTCCGCCGCGCGCGTCGGCGAGCGCATCAGCGTCGAAAGCGGCTGGGAAAACGCGGTGGAAAGCGCGCTCGGCCAGTTGATCGAGGGCGTGCTGGTCGATGCCCCGGAGGCGCTGGTCGATGCGTTGGGCGAACTCGGCGAAGGCCGCATTGCGCTGGTGTCGGGTGCCGAAGGCGAAGCCGATTTCGCGCCGACCTCGCTGGCTGCGCGCGTGCAGGGCCCGCTGGCGATCCGCCGCCTGCTCGCCCGCCTGCATGGCGCCGAAGATCTGGCGCAGGCGCGCGAACTGCAGCGCACGCTGGGCGAGAACGATTCGGTCATCACCCGCGGCGGCGAACGCCTCGGCGAAGGCTGGGTACGGGTGTCGCGCTCGGGCGCGGCCAAGCAGGGCGCATTGCTGCGCGAACGCGAGATCGTCACCCTGCGCGAGCAGATCGAGGGCCTGCACGAGCGAGAAGGCGAACTGGAACGCCAGCTCGGCACGTTCCGCGAGCAGTTGCTGGCCGCCGAACAGCAGCGCGAGGAAGCGCAGCGCACCTTGTACCTGGCCCATCGCGGCGTGTCGGAACTGGCCGGGCAGTTGCAGGGCCAGCGTGGCAAGCTGGAATCGGCGCGCGCGCGCATCGACCGCATCGAAGGCGAGATGGCGCAGGTGCTGGAAACGCTGGACAACTGCCGCGAGCAGGCCGGCGAGGCGCGGGTGCGGCTGGAGGATGCCGTCTCCAGCATGGGCGACCTGGAAACCACCCGGCAGGCGCTGGAGGCCGAGCGCCGCCAGCTGACCGAGGCCCGCGACCTGGCCCGCGATGCCGCACGCAACGTGCGCGACGGCATGCATGCGCTGGCGCTGACGCTGGAGTCGCAACGTGCGCAGATCACCTCGCTGGCGCAGTCGCTGGAACGCATGAGCACCCAGCGCGGGCAGCTGGATTCGCGGCTCGGCGAACTGCATTCGCAGCTCGACCAGGGCGACACCCCGGTGCAGTCGCTGGAAGCCGAGCACCAGAATGCATTGGGCGAGCGCGTACGCGTGGAGCGCGTGCTGGCCGAGGCGCGCACGCAGCTGGACGGCATCGACGCCGAACTGCGCGGGCTGGAACAGACCCGCCACCAGCGCGACGAACAGGCGCTGGCGCAGCGCGAGCGCATCTCCCAGCGCAAGCTCGACCAGCAGGCACTCGTCCTCAGCGCCGAACAGTTGCAGCAGGCGGTGGAGAAGGCCGGTTTCGTGCTGGAAGACGTGGTCAACACGCTGCCCGACGAGGCCCGTATCGGCGAGTGGGAGCAGGCGGTGCAGCAGATCGATGCGCGCATGCGCCGCTTGGAGCCGGTCAATCTGGCCGCCATCCATGAATATGGCGAGGCTTCGCAGCGCTCGGAATACCTCGAATCACAGAATGTGGACCTGACCACTGCGCTGGAAACGCTGGAAGAAGCCATCCGCAAGATCGACCGCGAGACCCGCGGCCGTTTCAAGGACACCTTCGACCGGGTCAACGCCGGGGTGCAGGCGCTGTATCCGCGGCTGTTCGGCGGCGGCCACGCCTATCTGGAACTGACCGGCGAGGACCTGCTCGACACCGGCGTGGCGATCATGGCGCGCCCGCCGGGCAAGCGCGTGTCCAGCATCTCGCTGCTGTCCGGCGGCGAAAAGGCGATGACCGCGGTGGCGCTGGTGTTCGCCATCTTCCAGCTCAACCCCGCACCGTTCTGCCTGCTTGACGAGGTGGACGCGCCGCTGGACGAGGCCAACGTCGGCCGCCTGGCCAACATGGTCAAGGAGATGAGCGAGAAGGTGCAGTTCCTGTTCGTCAGCCACAACAAGGCGACGATGGAGGCCGCGCACCAGCTCTCCGGCGTGACCATGCGCGAGCCGGGCGTCAGCCGCCTGGTCAGCGTCGATCTGGAAGAGGCCGCGCGTTTGGCGGGCGCGGCCTGA
- the zipA gene encoding Cell division protein ZipA homolog, translating to MSDMALLRIGILAAGLLLIAAIFLFGRPKKPAQGKRREPAESERTRREPMFAGDDGGEPAEGGAGADTDGDVTQPELGLPEVEPSEGSELGKRANQDFDKIVSLYVAARAGQVLRGEDIVVAAEKTGLVFGYMNVFHRLLEGHPERGPVFSMASIMKPGSFDMARIREMETPAIAFFLTLPAPLTALDAWEKMLPTVQRMAELLDGVVLDDSRNALGRQRIAHIRDELRAYDRQHQAPPLSKPPRW from the coding sequence ATGTCCGACATGGCTCTGTTGCGCATCGGCATCCTGGCTGCCGGGCTGCTGTTGATCGCGGCAATCTTCCTGTTCGGCCGGCCGAAGAAGCCGGCGCAGGGCAAGCGCCGCGAGCCTGCCGAAAGCGAGCGGACGCGCCGGGAGCCGATGTTCGCCGGCGACGACGGCGGCGAACCCGCTGAAGGCGGGGCCGGTGCCGATACGGACGGGGACGTGACCCAGCCCGAACTGGGGCTGCCGGAAGTGGAGCCGTCCGAGGGCAGCGAGCTGGGCAAGCGGGCCAACCAGGATTTCGACAAGATCGTCTCGCTGTACGTGGCCGCGCGCGCCGGGCAGGTGCTGCGCGGCGAGGACATCGTGGTCGCCGCGGAAAAGACAGGGCTTGTGTTCGGCTACATGAACGTGTTCCACCGGTTGCTGGAAGGCCATCCCGAGCGCGGACCGGTGTTCAGCATGGCCAGCATCATGAAGCCGGGCAGCTTCGACATGGCCCGCATCCGCGAGATGGAAACCCCGGCGATCGCCTTTTTCCTGACCCTGCCGGCGCCGCTGACCGCGCTCGACGCCTGGGAGAAGATGCTGCCCACCGTGCAGCGCATGGCCGAGCTGCTCGACGGCGTGGTACTGGACGACAGCCGCAATGCCTTGGGCCGCCAGCGCATCGCCCACATCCGCGACGAACTGCGCGCCTACGACCGCCAGCACCAGGCGCCGCCGCTGAGCAAGCCGCCGCGCTGGTAG
- the ligA gene encoding DNA ligase, which translates to MTSDAIARQRISELRQQLSTASRAYHEHDELLIPDAEYDRLMRELEALEAAHPQLDSMDSPSHQVGGKPSSRFAEVVHAVPMLSLGNAFSDEEVRDFVRRIDERLGRPQLLFSAEPKLDGLAISLRYEDGVFVQGATRGDGSTGEDVSANLRQIRVIPDRLDGEGWPAVLEVRGEVYMPRADFEKYNEQARLHGGKVLANPRNGAAGSLRQLDPKVSAQRPLSFYAYGTGEVSGGELPATHSATLAQLDRWGFPVSELCRVVEGADGLLDYYRDIGARRDGLAFDIDGVVYKLDDRDGQQAMGFVARAPRWAIAHKFPAQEQTTTVEAIEIQIGRTGAATPVARLQPVQVAGVTVTNATLHNADQIARLDVRVGDAVIVRRAGDVIPEVVSVIAERRPEGTQPWTMPAACPVCGAEIVREEGAAAWRCSGELSCPAQRKEAIVHFASRRAMDIDGLGDRYIETLVDAGIVRGVADLYRLTRDQLLHLKLVLDAADPSALAASLKPHLPAEGSGAVLNAVLRLDGDAANWRAQALALPVTFDWNTKKIATKWADNLIAAIDASRDATLERLLFALGIEHVGESTAKALAQWFGDLELIRQLPWPLFKRVPDIGGEVARSLGHFFEQEGNQQALDALLKVGQVRIRDTHLPSAKLRDGLDLAQLLVEAEIPGITRLRAEKLVAVLPSAQQILNAEPGHFIAAGLPEDTTRGLAQWLEGDNHGPLLLKGEDRMQELLRLAPELTAQPAGPLDGRTVVLTGTLVRLTRDAAKARLEALGAKVAGSVSKKTAFVVAGSEAGSKLDKAVELGVEVWDEERLLAFLAEHGQQP; encoded by the coding sequence ATGACTTCCGACGCTATCGCCCGCCAACGCATCAGCGAACTCCGCCAGCAGTTGTCCACGGCCTCGCGTGCCTACCACGAGCACGACGAGCTGCTGATTCCCGATGCCGAGTACGACCGCCTGATGCGCGAGCTGGAGGCGCTGGAAGCGGCGCATCCGCAGCTGGACAGCATGGATTCGCCCAGCCACCAGGTCGGCGGCAAGCCGTCCTCGCGCTTCGCCGAGGTGGTGCATGCGGTGCCGATGCTGTCGCTGGGCAATGCCTTCAGCGACGAGGAGGTGCGCGATTTCGTGCGGCGCATCGACGAGCGCCTCGGCCGGCCGCAACTGCTGTTCTCGGCCGAGCCCAAGCTCGACGGGCTGGCGATCAGCCTGCGCTACGAAGACGGCGTGTTCGTGCAGGGTGCGACCCGCGGTGATGGCAGTACCGGCGAGGACGTCAGCGCCAACCTGCGCCAGATCAGGGTGATCCCCGACCGGCTCGACGGCGAAGGCTGGCCGGCGGTGCTGGAGGTGCGTGGCGAGGTCTACATGCCGCGCGCCGATTTCGAGAAATACAACGAGCAGGCGCGCCTGCATGGCGGCAAGGTGCTGGCCAACCCGCGCAACGGCGCGGCCGGCTCGCTGCGCCAGCTCGACCCGAAGGTCAGCGCGCAGCGGCCGTTGAGCTTCTATGCCTACGGCACCGGCGAAGTCAGCGGCGGCGAGCTGCCGGCCACGCATTCGGCCACATTGGCGCAGCTGGACCGATGGGGCTTTCCGGTCAGCGAGTTGTGCCGGGTGGTCGAAGGCGCCGATGGCCTGCTGGATTACTACCGCGACATCGGCGCGCGTCGCGACGGGCTGGCCTTCGACATCGATGGCGTGGTCTACAAGCTGGACGACCGCGACGGCCAGCAGGCAATGGGCTTCGTTGCCCGCGCGCCGCGCTGGGCCATCGCCCACAAGTTCCCGGCGCAGGAACAGACCACCACGGTCGAGGCCATCGAGATCCAGATCGGCCGCACCGGCGCGGCCACGCCGGTGGCGCGGCTGCAGCCGGTGCAGGTGGCCGGCGTCACCGTCACCAATGCGACCCTGCACAACGCCGACCAGATCGCGCGGCTGGACGTGCGCGTGGGTGATGCGGTGATCGTGCGCCGTGCCGGCGACGTGATCCCGGAAGTGGTCAGCGTGATTGCCGAACGTCGCCCCGAAGGCACGCAGCCGTGGACGATGCCGGCGGCCTGCCCGGTGTGCGGCGCCGAGATCGTGCGCGAGGAGGGCGCGGCGGCGTGGCGCTGCTCGGGCGAGCTGAGCTGCCCGGCGCAGCGCAAGGAAGCCATCGTCCACTTCGCCTCGCGGCGGGCAATGGACATCGACGGGCTGGGCGACCGCTACATCGAAACCCTGGTCGATGCCGGCATCGTCCGCGGCGTGGCCGACCTGTACCGGCTCACCCGCGACCAGTTGCTGCACCTGAAGCTGGTGCTCGACGCCGCCGATCCGTCCGCGCTGGCGGCCAGCCTCAAGCCGCACCTGCCGGCCGAAGGCAGCGGCGCGGTACTCAACGCCGTGCTCCGGCTCGACGGCGACGCCGCCAACTGGCGCGCGCAGGCGCTGGCATTGCCGGTGACCTTCGACTGGAATACGAAGAAGATCGCCACCAAGTGGGCCGACAACCTGATCGCCGCCATTGATGCCAGCCGCGACGCCACGCTGGAACGGCTGCTGTTCGCGCTCGGCATCGAGCACGTCGGCGAGAGCACCGCCAAAGCATTGGCGCAGTGGTTCGGCGACCTGGAGCTGATCCGCCAGCTGCCGTGGCCGCTGTTCAAGCGCGTACCCGACATCGGCGGCGAGGTGGCGCGCTCGCTCGGCCATTTCTTCGAGCAGGAGGGCAACCAGCAGGCCCTCGATGCGCTGTTGAAGGTCGGGCAGGTGCGCATCCGCGACACCCACCTGCCATCGGCGAAGCTGCGCGACGGGCTGGACCTGGCGCAGTTGCTGGTCGAGGCCGAGATTCCCGGCATCACCCGCCTGCGCGCCGAGAAGCTGGTGGCAGTGCTGCCGTCGGCGCAGCAGATCCTCAACGCCGAACCGGGGCATTTCATCGCTGCCGGCCTGCCCGAGGACACCACGCGCGGGCTGGCGCAATGGCTGGAGGGTGACAACCACGGCCCGCTGCTGCTCAAGGGCGAGGACAGGATGCAGGAGCTGCTGCGGCTGGCACCGGAACTGACCGCGCAACCGGCTGGCCCGCTGGACGGCAGGACCGTGGTGCTGACCGGCACGCTGGTGCGGCTGACCCGCGATGCCGCCAAGGCGCGGCTGGAGGCACTGGGCGCCAAAGTCGCCGGCAGCGTGTCGAAGAAGACCGCCTTCGTCGTGGCCGGCAGCGAGGCCGGCTCCAAGCTGGACAAGGCCGTCGAGCTGGGTGTGGAAGTGTGGGACGAAGAGCGCCTGCTCGCCTTCCTTGCCGAACACGGACAACAACCATGA
- the epmA gene encoding Elongation factor P--(R)-beta-lysine ligase gives MIEALRRRALLNTLIRDFFARRDVLEVETPIMSAAGNTEPNIDSFQTRFSGHVDAGPPVRWLRTSPEYPLKRLLAAGVGDCYELGRVFRNGEAGGRHNPEFTMLEWYRVGWDHHRLMGETVELVRAALAMVGRDASLQVLTYRELFIDALGIDPFAADEAQLRAPLADVGINPGGLTRDDWLDLLMTNRIQPFFPADRITVVHDWPASQAALAKVRPGEPPLAERFELYLGAVELANGYHELNDADEQRQRFQRDLAVRSARGDVLPPLDEPLLAALPTLPHCAGVAVGVDRLLMALAGTGRIADVLVFDFAHA, from the coding sequence ATGATCGAGGCCCTGCGCCGTCGCGCGCTCTTGAACACGCTGATCCGCGACTTCTTCGCCCGCCGCGATGTGCTGGAAGTGGAAACCCCGATCATGTCGGCCGCCGGCAACACCGAGCCGAACATCGACAGCTTCCAGACCCGTTTCAGCGGCCACGTCGATGCCGGCCCGCCGGTGCGCTGGCTGCGCACCTCGCCCGAATACCCGCTCAAGCGCCTGCTCGCCGCCGGTGTCGGTGACTGCTACGAGCTGGGCCGGGTGTTCCGCAATGGCGAGGCCGGCGGCCGTCACAACCCCGAGTTCACCATGCTGGAGTGGTACCGGGTCGGCTGGGACCACCATCGTCTGATGGGTGAAACCGTCGAGCTGGTACGCGCGGCATTGGCGATGGTCGGGCGTGACGCGTCGTTGCAGGTGCTGACCTACCGCGAACTGTTCATCGACGCGCTGGGCATTGACCCGTTTGCCGCCGACGAAGCACAACTGCGCGCGCCGCTGGCCGATGTCGGCATCAACCCCGGTGGACTGACCCGCGACGATTGGCTGGACCTGTTGATGACCAACCGCATCCAGCCGTTTTTCCCTGCCGACCGCATCACCGTGGTCCATGACTGGCCGGCCTCGCAGGCGGCGCTGGCGAAGGTCCGGCCGGGCGAGCCGCCGCTGGCCGAGCGCTTCGAGCTGTATTTGGGCGCGGTGGAACTGGCCAACGGCTACCACGAGCTGAACGATGCCGACGAACAGCGCCAGCGCTTCCAGCGCGATTTGGCGGTGCGCAGCGCGCGTGGCGACGTGCTGCCGCCGCTGGACGAACCGCTGCTGGCCGCATTGCCGACATTGCCGCACTGCGCTGGCGTGGCGGTGGGTGTGGACCGGCTGCTGATGGCATTGGCCGGCACCGGCCGCATCGCCGACGTGCTGGTCTTCGACTTCGCCCATGCCTGA
- the mtnA gene encoding Methylthioribose-1-phosphate isomerase → MASGWTRAAAPSFPPIEHARWPLAGNRRNAGDARFPAGYNGAMNDTTAIDYARYDHIRPIRWTGDALELLDQRKLPFVVEHVACHDSDAVAAAIHSLAVRGAPAIGIAAAWGVVLAARGIEAGDGGSALQALEPAMARLNAARPTAVNLAWALARMRRVLAGAGQDWRQVLALEAQAIADEDLAANRHMGMLGAGLIAPGSGVLTHCNTGSLATAGFGTALGVIRAGVAQGRVERVFAGETRPWLQGARLTVWELQQDGIDATLVADSAAAHLMKTGAVQWVIVGADRICANGDTANKIGTYQLAIAARHHGVKFMVVAPSSTVDMGTAHGDAIEIEQRDPGELFGVGGVRTVAEGITAWNPVFDVTPGGLIDAIVTERGVIQNPDRDAIQAAFGG, encoded by the coding sequence ATGGCATCTGGGTGGACAAGGGCTGCCGCGCCGAGTTTTCCGCCGATTGAACATGCCCGCTGGCCGTTGGCCGGCAACCGCAGGAACGCCGGGGATGCGAGGTTTCCGGCCGGCTACAATGGCGCGATGAACGACACCACCGCCATCGATTACGCCCGCTACGACCACATCCGCCCGATCCGCTGGACCGGTGATGCGCTGGAACTGCTGGACCAGCGCAAGCTCCCGTTCGTCGTCGAGCACGTGGCCTGCCACGACAGCGACGCGGTGGCCGCAGCCATCCATTCGCTGGCCGTGCGCGGCGCGCCGGCCATCGGCATTGCCGCGGCCTGGGGCGTGGTGCTGGCGGCGCGCGGGATCGAGGCCGGCGATGGCGGCAGCGCATTGCAGGCTCTGGAACCGGCGATGGCGCGCTTGAATGCTGCCCGCCCGACCGCCGTCAACCTTGCCTGGGCGCTGGCGCGCATGCGCCGCGTACTGGCCGGGGCAGGGCAGGATTGGCGGCAGGTGTTGGCACTGGAAGCGCAGGCCATTGCCGACGAGGACCTGGCCGCCAACCGCCACATGGGCATGCTCGGCGCCGGCCTGATCGCGCCGGGCAGCGGCGTGCTGACCCATTGCAACACCGGCTCGCTGGCCACCGCCGGCTTCGGCACCGCGCTGGGCGTGATCCGCGCCGGCGTGGCGCAGGGGCGCGTCGAGCGCGTGTTCGCCGGCGAGACCCGGCCATGGCTGCAGGGCGCGCGGCTGACCGTATGGGAATTGCAACAGGACGGCATCGACGCCACCCTGGTCGCCGACTCCGCCGCCGCACACCTGATGAAGACCGGCGCGGTGCAGTGGGTGATCGTCGGCGCCGACCGCATCTGCGCCAACGGCGACACCGCCAACAAGATCGGTACCTACCAGCTGGCCATCGCCGCGCGCCACCACGGCGTCAAGTTCATGGTGGTGGCACCGTCCTCGACCGTGGACATGGGTACCGCGCATGGCGACGCGATCGAGATCGAGCAGCGCGATCCCGGCGAGTTGTTCGGCGTCGGCGGCGTGCGCACTGTGGCCGAGGGCATCACCGCCTGGAACCCGGTGTTCGACGTGACCCCGGGCGGGCTGATCGACGCCATCGTGACCGAGAGGGGCGTGATCCAGAATCCGGACCGGGACGCGATACAGGCCGCATTCGGCGGCTGA
- a CDS encoding N-acetyltransferase, whose product MNLRFRLAAPADFPRIIAMLRAFYDEDHISFDPMLVEPGLRQLLAEPACGAVLLLEGDDVPEAGYITLGWCFSVEQGGRFVLLDELYLAPAARGRGWGRQALALARDWAIVEGASVMRLEVNHHNARAKALYLSEGYRDDARDILTLPLAAVPKGLHP is encoded by the coding sequence ATGAACCTGCGCTTCCGGCTTGCCGCGCCTGCGGATTTCCCGCGCATCATCGCCATGCTGCGCGCGTTCTACGACGAAGACCACATCAGCTTTGATCCGATGCTGGTCGAGCCGGGCCTGCGCCAGCTGCTGGCCGAACCGGCCTGCGGCGCAGTGTTGCTGCTGGAAGGCGACGACGTGCCCGAGGCCGGCTACATCACCCTGGGCTGGTGCTTCAGCGTGGAGCAGGGCGGCCGCTTCGTGCTGCTGGACGAGTTGTACCTGGCGCCGGCCGCGCGTGGCCGTGGCTGGGGCCGGCAGGCACTGGCGCTGGCGCGCGACTGGGCGATCGTCGAGGGCGCCAGCGTGATGCGGCTGGAAGTGAACCACCACAATGCGCGGGCCAAGGCGCTGTACCTGTCCGAGGGCTATCGCGACGATGCGCGCGACATCCTCACCCTGCCGCTGGCCGCCGTGCCGAAGGGGCTGCACCCATGA
- the rplI gene encoding 50S ribosomal subunit protein L9 (Evidence 2a : Function of homologous gene experimentally demonstrated in an other organism; PubMedId : 10094780, 10756104, 12809609, 3528756, 9298646, 9600841; Product type s : structure), translating into MKLILLQKVTNLGNLGDLVDVKPGYGRNYLVPQGKAVPATEANVASFEAKRAEYEAKAKATHDEAEARAAKFADASVTIGAHASTEGKLYGSVGPRDIAEAFTAAGLPLEKSEVILGEGAFRAVGEYDVVIKLHADVEATVKVVVEADA; encoded by the coding sequence ATGAAGCTGATTCTTCTGCAGAAAGTGACCAACCTCGGCAACCTCGGCGACCTGGTCGACGTGAAGCCGGGCTACGGCCGCAACTACCTGGTGCCGCAGGGCAAGGCCGTGCCGGCCACCGAGGCCAACGTCGCTTCCTTCGAGGCCAAGCGCGCCGAGTACGAAGCCAAGGCCAAGGCCACCCACGACGAGGCCGAAGCCCGCGCCGCCAAGTTCGCCGACGCCAGCGTCACCATCGGTGCGCACGCTTCGACCGAAGGCAAGCTGTACGGCTCGGTCGGCCCGCGCGACATCGCCGAGGCCTTCACCGCCGCCGGCCTGCCGCTGGAAAAGAGCGAAGTCATCCTCGGCGAAGGTGCTTTCCGCGCCGTCGGCGAGTACGACGTCGTCATCAAGCTGCACGCCGATGTGGAAGCCACCGTCAAGGTCGTCGTCGAAGCCGACGCCTGA